One window from the genome of Eucalyptus grandis isolate ANBG69807.140 chromosome 7, ASM1654582v1, whole genome shotgun sequence encodes:
- the LOC120295427 gene encoding uncharacterized protein LOC120295427 isoform X1, which produces MYPKVKVKVRDDSGDRDDVKRDVPKSPLLGLKALDYLSLHDFDSPVQEHQVFRPRTARVQKSSMENALRYPVSEVAGKSESTSDEDSKLNIRASTVPRPRAVLSSPDNDVMIGKKNKRIVERPSALKNKNPLQSRNGQPKDISKEAVYYGPKSTRKPKETTDDKILSRRTKEPANRAVAASQRTLPQTRKPSFV; this is translated from the exons TGTATCCGAAGGTGAAGGTGAAGGTGAGAGACGATTCTGGAGATCGCGATGATGTCAAGCGCGACGTTCCCAAGAGTCCGTTGCTGGGACTGAAAGCTCTCGACTATCTCTCTCTGCACGATTTCGACTCTCCTG TGCAGGAGCATCAAGTTTTTCGACCTCGCACAGCAAGGGTCCAAAAGAGTTCCATGGAAAATGCTCTGAGATATCCTGTATCTGAAG TGGCAGGGAAGAGTGAATCAACATCTGATGAAGACTCTAAACTAAATATCAGAGCCAGCACAGTGCCTCGTCCACGTGCAGTGTTATCTAGTCCTG ATAATGATGTGATGatagggaaaaagaacaaaagaattgtAGAGCGGCCTTCAGCTTTGAAGAATAAGAACCCCCTCCAATCGAGAAATGGTCAGCCTAAGGATATTTCGAAAGAAGCTGTCTATTATGGGCCTAAGAGCACAAGAAAACCCAAGGAGACCACTGATGATAAGATCCTGTCCAGGCGGACGAAGGAGCCGGCTAACAGAGCTGTTGCTGCGAGCCAGAGAACACTCCCTCAAACCAGAAAACCAAGCTTTGTGTGA
- the LOC120295427 gene encoding uncharacterized protein LOC120295427 isoform X2 — MYPKVKVKVRDDSGDRDDVKRDVPKSPLLGLKALDYLSLHDFDSPVQEHQVFRPRTARVQKSSMENALRYPVSEGKSESTSDEDSKLNIRASTVPRPRAVLSSPDNDVMIGKKNKRIVERPSALKNKNPLQSRNGQPKDISKEAVYYGPKSTRKPKETTDDKILSRRTKEPANRAVAASQRTLPQTRKPSFV, encoded by the exons TGTATCCGAAGGTGAAGGTGAAGGTGAGAGACGATTCTGGAGATCGCGATGATGTCAAGCGCGACGTTCCCAAGAGTCCGTTGCTGGGACTGAAAGCTCTCGACTATCTCTCTCTGCACGATTTCGACTCTCCTG TGCAGGAGCATCAAGTTTTTCGACCTCGCACAGCAAGGGTCCAAAAGAGTTCCATGGAAAATGCTCTGAGATATCCTGTATCTGAAG GGAAGAGTGAATCAACATCTGATGAAGACTCTAAACTAAATATCAGAGCCAGCACAGTGCCTCGTCCACGTGCAGTGTTATCTAGTCCTG ATAATGATGTGATGatagggaaaaagaacaaaagaattgtAGAGCGGCCTTCAGCTTTGAAGAATAAGAACCCCCTCCAATCGAGAAATGGTCAGCCTAAGGATATTTCGAAAGAAGCTGTCTATTATGGGCCTAAGAGCACAAGAAAACCCAAGGAGACCACTGATGATAAGATCCTGTCCAGGCGGACGAAGGAGCCGGCTAACAGAGCTGTTGCTGCGAGCCAGAGAACACTCCCTCAAACCAGAAAACCAAGCTTTGTGTGA